The DNA sequence CGGGCGGCGACACACCCGGACGGCAGAGGCCGGCGAGCAGGGGCCGTAGCCCAACGGCAGAGGCACAGTCTTTAGGTGGCTGTAAGTGTGGGTTCGAATCCCACCGGCCCCACCGACATCGATACGTGACGTCTGCCCGGGAACGGCCTTGTTCCGCGGCACCGTCACGCAGGAACGGCCGTCCTCGACCACATTCGCATCGGCGTTCTCCTCTTCCGCCGTCCGCCATCTCCTCCGATCGTTCCCGCGCCCGTGACCGGCCGCCCACGCCGGTGGGCGACACGCGCCGAGCCGTACCGGGCGGCACACCACCGGGATGACCCCGGGCCGCCGGGTGCGACCTGGGTCGTACCCGCGAATCCGTCTCCCGGCGTAATGCCCCAGGTAGGCGGCGTGCATAGGGTTGAGCCGTGTTCGGGCGACTGCGTCGGTGGGGGCGGCGGCACCGCAGGGCGGCGGACGCGCTGTGGCTGGCACCGCTGGTCCTGTTCAGCCTGGTGGAGGTGGTCCGCTACGACCGGCCCGCGGGCTCGGCCTGGGCGGGGACGTCCGCCGGGACGATCGGGTACGTGCTGCTCGCGGTCGTGCTGCTGGCCCCGCTGTGGTGGCGCGGCGAGCGGCCGCGCGAGGTCTTCGCCGCGGTGGCCGCGCTCAGCTTCGTGCAGTGGCTCGCCGGGATCGACCCGATTCCGGCGAACCTGTCCGTCCTGGTGGCGCTGTTCGCCGTGGCCGCGGCCTGCTCCGTCCCGTGGACGATCGCGGCCTGGCTCGTCACCGAGCTGGGCGTGTGGCTCTCCATGGTCGATTTCGCCGACTGGCCCCAGGCCGCGAGCCTGGAGGGGTTCGTCTCCGCGTCCGGGTTCGTCATCGCCATCGCCATCGCGGGCGGCTACGTGAACACCCGCCGCCGCTACCTGGAGAGCCTCGAGGAGCGGGCCGAGCGCGCCGAGCGGGAACGCGACCAGCGCGCCGCGATCGCGGCGGCGGCCGAGCGCGCCCGTATCGCGCGCGAGCTCCACGACGTGGTCGCGCACAATGTCAGCGTGATGGTGGTGCAGGCCGACGGCGCGGCTTTCGCGATCGACGGCGATCCCGAGCAGGCGAAGAAGGCGGTCCAGGAGATCTCCGCCACCGGCCGGCGCGCCCTCGCCGAGATGCGGCGGCTCGTCGGCGTGCTGCGCGCGGACGACCCGGCGGCCGAGGAGTACGCGCCCCAGCCGGGCCTGGCGCAGCTCGAGGACCTGATCGCGAAGGTGCGCGCCTCCGGGCTGCCGGTGGAGCTGTCGGTCACCGGCACGCCGGGCGGCCTGTCCGAGGGCGAGCAGCTGGTGATCTACCGGGTGGTGCAGGAGGCGCTCACCAACGTGCTCAAGCACGCGGGCCCGCGGGCGACCGCGCGGGTCGATGTCGAGTTCCACCCGGACCAGGTGGTGCTGTGCGTCACCGACGACGGCCGCGGCGCGGCGGCCCCGCCCGGCGAGGGCGGCCACGGACTGATCGGCATGCGGGAGCGGGTCGCCGTGTACGGCGGGGCCGTGGAGGCCGGCCCGCGCCGGGGAGGAGGCTTCCAGGTGACGGCACGGCTGCCGGTGGGCAGGGCGGCATGACGATCCGGGTACTGCTCGTCGACGACCAGGAGCTGGTGCGGACCGGGTTCCGCATGGTGCTGTCGGCCCAGCCGGACATCGAGGTGGTCGGCGAGGCCGGGGACGGGGCCGCCGCCGTGGAGGCGCTGAACACGGTGGCCGCGGACGTGGTGCTCATGGACGTGCGCATGCCGGGCATGGACGGGGTCGAGGCGACCCGGCGGATCTGCGCGGGCCGGCCCGCCGGAGGCGACGCCGGGCCGCGGGTGCTCATCCTCACCACCTTCGACCTCGACGAGTACGCGTTCGCCGCGCTCCGCGCGGGCGCGTCCGGCTTCCTGCTCAAGGACGTGCCGCCGGGCGACCTGGTGAGCGCGATCCGCGCGGTGCACGCCGGCGACGCGGTGGTGGCGCCGAGCACCACCCGGCGGCTGCTCGACCGCTTCGCCGTACACCTGCCGCCGGGCGACGGCAGCGAGCCCGAGCGGCTGGGGCTGCTCACCGCCCGGGAGCGCGAGGTGCTCCTGCTCGTGGCCCGCGGGCTGTCGAACGCCGAGATCGCCGACCGGCTCACCCTCGCCGAGGCGACCGTGAAGACCCACCTCGGGCGCATCCTGACGAAGCTGGGCCTGCGCGACCGGGCCCAGGCGGTGGTCTACGCCTACGAGAGCGGCCTGGTCTCGCCCCAGGGTCGGCCGAAAGGCTGACCCGCGGCTACCCCGGCGGTCGCAACCGGCCGCCGGGGTGGTCCGCCCGGCGCAGCCGAACTCCGTACGCGCGGCCGATGGGAGGAACCTCCTTCCGTCCCTAGCGTGGTGCCCACGTGAAACGTTCATGACCACGCCGCCCGCCGCACGTCGGGAGCCGGGCGGACGGAGGACTTTCGGAGGCCTGTAAATGACCATCACCGGAGCCGGACAGCGGCTCACGGAGCACGCCCAGGAGCGCCACGCCGTGACGGCGCGCGGGCTCGTCAAGGTGTACGGCAGCGGCGACGCGGCCGTACACGCGCTGCGCGGCGTGGACGTCGCCTTCGCCCAGGGGCGGTTCACCGCGATCATGGGGCCGTCGGGGTCGGGCAAGTCGACGCTCATGCACTGCCTCGCCGGGCTCGACACGGTCACCGAGGGCGAGGTGTACATCGGCGACACCGAGATCACCCGGCTCAACGACCGGCAGCTCACCCGGCTGCGCCGGGAGCGCATCGGGTTCGTGTTCCAGTCGTTCAACCTGCTGCCGACCCTCACCGCCGAGGAGAACATCCTGCTGCCGCTCAACATCGCCGGGCGGCAGCCGGACCGCGAGCTGTTCGACCTGGTCATCGACACCGTCGGGCTGCGGGAGCGGCTCAAGCACCGGCCGTCCGAGCTCTCCGGCGGCCAGCAGCAGCGGGTCGCGGTGGCCCGCGCGCTCATCACCAAGCCGCACGTGATCTTCGCCGACGAGCCGACCGGCAACCTCGACTCGCGCAGCGGCACCGAGGTGCTGTCGTTCCTGCGGACCTCGGTGCGCGAGCTCGGCCAGACCATCGTCATGGTGACCCACGACCCGGTCGCGGCCTCCTACGCCGACCGGGTGGTGTTCCTCCGCGACGGCCGGCTCGTCACCGAGCTGCTCCGGCCCACCCCGCAGTCGGTGCTCGACACGCTCGTGAAGCTGGAGGGCTGAGCGGTGCTGCAGGCGACACTCGCCGGGCTGCGGGCGCACCGGCTGCGGCTGCTGCTCACCTCGATCGCGATCGCCCTCGGGGTGGCGTTCGTCTCCGGCACCTTCGTGCTCACCGACGCCCTGCAGGCCGGGGTGAACCAGGCGGTCGCCGCCGACGCCGACAAGGTGGACGTCGTGGTCGAGCCCCTCAGTGAGGGCCGCACGAAAGAGCCTCCGGTGATCGGCCAGGACGTGCTGGCCAAGGTCCGGTCGCTGCCGGGAGCGGCGGACGCCCAGGGCCTCGTCCACGGGGTCGCCCCGCTGCTCGGCAAGGACGGCAAGGCGGTGGGGAACATCGCCACCGCGGGCATCTCGATCTCGACCGGACGCCTCAACCGCATGGCCGTGGTGGAGGGCGCCGCGCCGGCCGCCCGCGGGGAGGCCGTGCTCGACGACAACACCGCCGAGCGGACCGGCTACCGCGTCGGCGACACCATCACCGTGCTCGACCACCGGGAGCGCAGGCACACCTTCCGCCTCGTCGGCCTGATCGACACCGGGGTACGGCCGGAGCTCGCCTACCGCGGCGTGGTCGGCTTCACCGTGGCCGACGCGCTGCGCATCACCGGGGCGAAGGGCTACCGCGAGATCGACGTGCTCGCCGCGGACGGCGTCTCCGCCGAACGGCTGCGCACCGAGGTGCGGGAAGCCGTCGGCGCCGGGCACCAGGTCATCACCGGCGCGGAACTCGCCGACCGGCTCGCCAGGCAGAACAACGTCGACACCGGCAGGCTCACCTTGATGATGCTGGCGTTCGGCCTGGTCGCGATGCTCGTCGCCGCCCTCGTCATCTACAACACGTTCAACATCCTCGTCGCCCAGCGGGTCCGCGAGCTGGCGCTGCTGCGCTGCATCGGCGCCTCACGGGGGCAGGTGTTCGGCTCGGTGCTGCTGGAGGCGCTCGTGGTCGGCGCGATCGCCTCGGTGATCGGGCTCGCCGCCGGGTTCGGGCTCGGCGCCGCCTCCCTCGCCGTCTTCGGCGACCTCGGCGGCAACCTGCCGCTGGGGCCGCTCACCCTGCAGCCCCGCACCATCGTCGTCGCGCTGGTGACCGGCCTGCTCGTCACGGTGGGGGCGGCGCTGCTGCCCGCCCGGGCGGCCACCCGGGCCCGGCCGGTGGCCGCGCTCTCCACCCGGACCGAGCAGCCCACCTTCCGCGCCGGCGTGCTGATGATCGTGACCGCCGCGCTGCTCGTCCTCCTCGGGGCGGGCCTCACCTGGTACGGCGTCGCGACCGGGCCGGGCGAGCGGCCGCTGATGTTCGTGGCCGCCGGGGGCACGCTCGTCTTCCTCGCCGTGCTCGTGATCGGCCCGGTGCTCGTACGCCCGCTCACCGGCCTCGTCGGCTGGCTGCCGCGCCGGCTGTGCGGCGTCCCGGGCAGGCTCGCCGTCGACAACTCGCGCCGCAACCCGCGCCGGTCGGCGACCACGACGATCGCGCTCACCGTGGGCGTGGGCCTCATGACGCTCGTCTCCGTCGTCGCCGCCTCGACCGAGGCCTGGCTCGCCGACCGGCTCGACGAGGAGTTCCCGATCGACTACCAGATCATCGCCCAGTACCGGGGGGACCGCACCGACGACGCCACGGTGCCCCGCGCGATCGCCGCCGACCTCCGCGGCCGTCCCGAGATCGGGGCGGTGGCCGAGACCCGCCGGGCCTCCGCCACCGTCAACGGCGACCGGTACGAGGTCGGCACGGTCACCGCGGGGGCGATCGGCAACCTCATCCGGTTCACGGTCGTCGAGGGTGAGCTCGGCCGCCTCGAGCCGGGCACGGCGGCGGTCGCCAAGAACGATGCGAAACGCCTCGGGGTGCGCCCCGGCGACACGGTCATCGCCCAGGCGCCGGGCGGCCGGCGAATCGACCTGCGGGTCGTCGCGGTGATCGGCAGCGAGGCGCTGCGGCTGCCCACGCTGATGGTGCACGAGAGCACGTTCGCCCAGGCCTTCGGCGAGATCGACGACAGCGAGATCCTCGTCAAGGCGAAGGAGGGCGTGTCGGTGGCGGCGGCCCGGCGGGTCGTCGAGGCGGCGGCGCAGCCGTACCCGACCGCGCAGGTGATGAGCATGGCGGAGGTGCGCGGCGAGTTCCAGTCGGTCCTCGACACGCTGCTGCTCGTGGTGGCCGGGCTGCTCGGGCTGTCGGTGCTGATCTCGCTGCTCGGCATCGCGAACACGCTCGCGCTCTCGGTGCACGAGCGCACCCGGGAGTCGGCGCTGCTGCGCGCGCTCGGGCTCACCCGGGCACAGCTCCGGCGCACGCTGTCGCTCGAGGCGCTCGTGCTCGGCGTGGTCGGCGCGCTCGTCGGCGTGGCGCTCGGCACCGTGTTCGGCTGGGCCGTGGTCAGCACCCAGGCGTCGAACGTGCCGCTGGAGGTGCCGGTCGGTCAGGTCCTGCTGCTCGTCGCCGGGTCCGGGGTCGCCGGGGTGATCGCGGCGGTGCTGCCGTCCCGCCGGGCCGCCCGTGCCTCGATCGTCGGCGCGATCGCGTCCGCCTGACCCTGCCGCCTGGACCGTGCGGACCACGCCGGCCGGGGTGCCGCCTCAGCGGTGGCGGCGCCCCGGCCACTGCTCGGCGACGATGTCCGGGGCGAGCAGCGGGCGGATCTCGATCTCGCCGGTCACCCGGTCGATGATCACGCACCCGCCGCCCACCACGTCGGGCAGCACGCTGGGGTCGTCGGGCTCGGGCTCCTTCGCCCACACCACGTAGCCCTCGTCGAACCCCCACAGGCCCACCTCGCGGGCCTCGTCGAACGGGCGGGCGCCGTTGATGTACTCCTCGGCGAGCGCCCGCGCCTGATCGGCGTTGATCACAGCGGTCTCCCCCGAAGGTCGGTGGCGCTCACAGTCGTCTCCCCTGACGGCCGACCGTACTCACAGTCGCCGCCCTTGACGGTCGACGATGACGCAGAACACGCCCGTCACCACCGCGTACGGCGGCTCCACCGACATGTGGCCGCGCTGGGCGTCGATCCACAGGATCTCCCCCGCGGCGTTCACCGCGTTCCACGCGTGGCTGCCGCCGCTCGGCCAGCGGGTGATCAGCACGGCCGAGGAGCCGTGGCCGCCGCTCTGCAGCCGCTGGGCGACGGGCACGAAGGCCCGGCGGCCCAGCCCGACGAACTCGAACCGGTGGCCCAGCCACTGCTCGGCGCGGGCCACCCCGCCCACCTCGCCGAGCAGCGACGGCCGCCCCACCGCGTCGTACTCGGGCATGCGCGGCGCGGCCACCACCGGCTCGCCGTGCCAGGTGGAGATCACCGAGAGCGCGCAGTCCACCGCGTTGGTGGCGCGGAACGGGTTCTCCGACGGGCCCTCGGCGTTGATCAGCCGGATCCAGGTGCCCCGCGGGTCGGGGAACCGCCCCTGGTCGCCGACCGCCTGCACCAGGTCGTCCTGCGCCCGGGGGTCGGGGCGGGCGAGGCCGCCCCGCCTGCCGTACGGCCGGGCGAGGTGGAGCGGCGGCGGGCGGCCGGAGCGGTCGAACCAGTCGCCCCCGGCGGAGTCGTCGAACGCGGGCGTCTCGGCGGCGAGCTCGTAGTCGAGCCAGCGCCACCCGCCCGCCACCACCGGGTTGTACACCCCGGCGGGCAGCCGCCAACGGGACCTGCCCGGCCCGCGGCCGCGACGGCCCGGCACGCCCGCCAACACGGACACCCACCTCCGCAACGCTCGATGTGCCGACGGCAACCGAGCGTACGCGCGCGGCCACGCGCGGCGCGGACCCGTTTACCGGGACTTTGCCGCAGGGCCGAACCGTGCCGGGGACGGGTCAGGCGCGGGCGGTGAGCACCTCGGAGATCACCGGGACGAGGGCGCGGAACGCGCGGCCCCGGTGGCTGATCGCGTTCTTCTCCTCGGGGGTCATCTCCGCGGTGGTGCGGTCGTGGCCGTCCGGCAGGAAGATCGGGTCGTAGCCGAAGCCGCCCGTGCCGCGCGGCTCGCGGCAGATGGTGCCGTACACCGCGCCCTCGACCACGTGCTCCTCGCCGGACGGCAGGGCGAGCGCGGCGGCGCAGGCGAAGTGCGCGCCGCGGCGGCCCTCGGGCACGTCCGCGATCTGGGCGAGCAGCAGCTCGAGGTTCGCCTGGTCGTCGCCGTGCCGGCCGCACCAGCGGGCGGAGAACACCCCGGGCATGCCGTTGAGCGCGTCCACGCACAGGCCGGAGTCGTCGGCGATCGCGGGCAGGCCGGTGCCGCGCGCCACCGCGTGCGCCTTGAGCAGCGCGTTCTCGGCGAACGTGAGGCCGGTCTCGGCCACCTCGCCGATCTCGGGGAACTCCTCCATGCCGACGAGCTCGACCTTCAGGCCCGCGTCGGCAAGGATGTCGCGCAGCTCGCGGACCTTGGCCGCGTTCCGGGTGGCGAGCACGATCCTGGTCACGCCCGCACCCCCGAGAGCACGTCCTTCTGCAGCCGGGACAGCTCGGCGCACCCGGCCACCGCGAGGTCGAGCAGGGCGTCGAGCATGCGCCGGTCGAACGGCGCGTGCTCCGCGGTGCCCTGCACCTCGACGAACTCGCCGGAGCCGGTCATCACCACGTTCATGTCGGTCTGCGCGACCACGTCCTCCTCGTAGCACAGGTCGAGCATGGGGGTGCCGTCCACCACGCCCACCGAGACCGCGGCGACCGAGGCGACCAGCGGGTCGGCGGTGACCAGCCGCTGCTCGCGCATCCACGCCACCGCGTCCGCGAGCGCCACGTACGCCCCGGTGATCGCGGCGGTGCGGGTGCCGCCGTCGGCCTGCAGCACGTCGCAGTCGAGGATGATCGTGTACTCGCCGAGCGCCTTGTCGTCCACGCAGGCCCGCAGGGACCGGCCGATCAGCCGGGAGATCTCCTGGGTGCGGCCGCCCAGCCTGCCCTTCACCGACTCGCGCTCCCCGCGGGTGTTGGTCGACCGGGGCAGCATCGCGTACTCGGCCGTCACCCAGCCCAGCCCGCTGCCCTTGCGCCAGCGCGGGACCCCCTCCTGCACCGACGCCGCACACAGCACCCGGGTGCGGCCGAACTCGACGAGCACCGAGCCCTCGGCGTGGGCGAGCCAGCCCCGGGTGAGCGTGACGGGGCGGAGTTGATCGGCGTTGCGTCCATCTGCTCGAGCCATGGTGCTCACCCTAGGTCATATACGGCACCGCTTCGCGCGAGTTGGATCCGCCCGGTGAACCCGCCCCGCCCGGCGTCGTCGAGGATGCGCCGCCGGTCGTACCAGGGCACCAGGTGGGTGAGCACGAGCGTGCCCACGCCCGCGCGGGCGGCGTGCTCGGCCGCCTGCCGGCCGTTGAGGTGGAGGTCGGCGGGGAGCCCGGGCTCGTCGATGAACGACGCCTCGCACAGCAGCACGTCGGCGTCCTTGGCGAGGTTCACCAGCTCCGGGCACTCCCCGGTGTCCCCGGAGTAGGCCACCGACGCGCCGCCGTAGCTGACGCGGAAGCCGTACGTCTCCACCGGGTGGTTCATCGGCGCCACGGTGACGTCGAACGGGCCGATGCGCAGCGTGCCCGGGGAGAGCGCGTGGAACGCGAACGTGGTGTCGAGGCCCGGCTCGTCGGGCATGCCGTAGGCCGCCGCGAGCCGCCGCGGCGCGTCGGCCGGGGCGTAGACGGGGAGCCTGCCGAACGGGCCGTACGGCGAGTAGGTGCGCACCACGTGGTAGGCGCACACGTCGAGGCAGTGGTCGGCGTGCAGGTGGGACAGGCAGATCGCGTCGATGTCGGCGAGGTCCGCGTGGCGCTGCAATGCCCCAAGGGCGCCGTTGCCGAGGTCGAGCACGAGCCGGAACCCCTCGGCCTCGAGCAGGTAGCAGGAGGAAGGGCTGTCGGGCCCGGGGAAGCTCCCCGAACAGCCGACGATCGTGAGTTTCACGGCGGCCTCCTAACCGGGCGTGACGGCTTGTACGGCTGTCGCGCCGTCGAGCGATACCTCCCCCAGCGGCGCGGGTTCCACGGCCTGCAGTTCCGGCCCGAGGAAGCGGCGGCCGAGGCGCGCGAACAGCTTGGGATCGCCGGTGGTGCGGAAGCGGTGCCGGACCGGCTGTCCGGGAGGCGCGGCGAGGCCCCGGTCGCGCAGGACGCGGTAGACGTCCTTGGCGGTCTCGTCGGCGCTCGACACGAGCGTGACGCCGTCGCCCGCCACGTAGGAGATGGCGCCGAGCAGCAGCGGGTAGTGGGTGCAGCCGAGGATGAGCGTGTCGACCCCGGCGCGCAGCAGCGGCTCGAGGTAGCCGCGGGTGACCTCGATCAGCTCGGCGCTGCCGGTGTCGCCGCGTTCCACGAACTCCACCAGGCGGGGCGCCGCCACCCCCAGCAGCTCGACGTCCGGCGCGGCGGCGAACGCGTCGTGGTAGGCCATCGACTCGATCGTGGCCCGGGTGGCGATCACGCCGACCTTGCCGTTGCGGGTGGCCCGCGCGGCCCGCCGTACCGCGGGCTGGATCACCTCCACGACCGGGACGTCGTAGCGTTCCCGCGCGTCGCGCAGCACCGCGGCGCTCGCCGTGTTGCAGGCGATCACGAGCATCTTCACGTCGTGGGCGACGAGGTGGTCCATCACCTCCAGCGCGTACGCGCGGACCTCGGCGATCCGCTTCGGCCCGTACGGCTGGCGCGCGGTGTCGGCCACGTACAGGATCGACTCGTTGGGGAGCTGATCCATGATCGCCCGCGCGACCGTGAGGCCGCCCACACCGCTGTCAAACACCCCGATCGCCCGGCTTTCCGCCCGGCCCTCTGCTTCCGACACGATTCCCAAGGTTAGGCGACCTGTCACGATCGCTCACGGTAATAATGCTCACAGTGGCGTGTCCGTTCGGGACGGCCGTAACCCGTCCCGCGCCCCGGCCGAATGGCTAGCCGCGGCCGAGCCGGGCGAGCTGCCGGCTCTGCGCCACGAGGCGCCCGGCGGAGTCGCGCACCTCGACGTTCTCGTCGAACCAGCCCTCGGCGATGAGGGAGCCGCTGCCGATCACCGTGAGCCAGCCGGGGGCGGGCAGCGCGCGCAGGTACCAGGTGAGCTCGACGGTGGGGGCCCAGCCGCGGGCGCCCGCGGAGAACACCACCGGCGGCAGCGCGTCGACCGCGAGGGCGATCACGAACGGGTCCGGGTCCTGCGGCTCGGCGAGCCGGAAGTAGGCGCGCATCTCGGGGCGGCCGG is a window from the Thermopolyspora flexuosa genome containing:
- a CDS encoding sensor histidine kinase — translated: MFGRLRRWGRRHRRAADALWLAPLVLFSLVEVVRYDRPAGSAWAGTSAGTIGYVLLAVVLLAPLWWRGERPREVFAAVAALSFVQWLAGIDPIPANLSVLVALFAVAAACSVPWTIAAWLVTELGVWLSMVDFADWPQAASLEGFVSASGFVIAIAIAGGYVNTRRRYLESLEERAERAERERDQRAAIAAAAERARIARELHDVVAHNVSVMVVQADGAAFAIDGDPEQAKKAVQEISATGRRALAEMRRLVGVLRADDPAAEEYAPQPGLAQLEDLIAKVRASGLPVELSVTGTPGGLSEGEQLVIYRVVQEALTNVLKHAGPRATARVDVEFHPDQVVLCVTDDGRGAAAPPGEGGHGLIGMRERVAVYGGAVEAGPRRGGGFQVTARLPVGRAA
- a CDS encoding response regulator — translated: MTIRVLLVDDQELVRTGFRMVLSAQPDIEVVGEAGDGAAAVEALNTVAADVVLMDVRMPGMDGVEATRRICAGRPAGGDAGPRVLILTTFDLDEYAFAALRAGASGFLLKDVPPGDLVSAIRAVHAGDAVVAPSTTRRLLDRFAVHLPPGDGSEPERLGLLTAREREVLLLVARGLSNAEIADRLTLAEATVKTHLGRILTKLGLRDRAQAVVYAYESGLVSPQGRPKG
- a CDS encoding ABC transporter ATP-binding protein, whose translation is MTITGAGQRLTEHAQERHAVTARGLVKVYGSGDAAVHALRGVDVAFAQGRFTAIMGPSGSGKSTLMHCLAGLDTVTEGEVYIGDTEITRLNDRQLTRLRRERIGFVFQSFNLLPTLTAEENILLPLNIAGRQPDRELFDLVIDTVGLRERLKHRPSELSGGQQQRVAVARALITKPHVIFADEPTGNLDSRSGTEVLSFLRTSVRELGQTIVMVTHDPVAASYADRVVFLRDGRLVTELLRPTPQSVLDTLVKLEG
- a CDS encoding ABC transporter permease, with protein sequence MLQATLAGLRAHRLRLLLTSIAIALGVAFVSGTFVLTDALQAGVNQAVAADADKVDVVVEPLSEGRTKEPPVIGQDVLAKVRSLPGAADAQGLVHGVAPLLGKDGKAVGNIATAGISISTGRLNRMAVVEGAAPAARGEAVLDDNTAERTGYRVGDTITVLDHRERRHTFRLVGLIDTGVRPELAYRGVVGFTVADALRITGAKGYREIDVLAADGVSAERLRTEVREAVGAGHQVITGAELADRLARQNNVDTGRLTLMMLAFGLVAMLVAALVIYNTFNILVAQRVRELALLRCIGASRGQVFGSVLLEALVVGAIASVIGLAAGFGLGAASLAVFGDLGGNLPLGPLTLQPRTIVVALVTGLLVTVGAALLPARAATRARPVAALSTRTEQPTFRAGVLMIVTAALLVLLGAGLTWYGVATGPGERPLMFVAAGGTLVFLAVLVIGPVLVRPLTGLVGWLPRRLCGVPGRLAVDNSRRNPRRSATTTIALTVGVGLMTLVSVVAASTEAWLADRLDEEFPIDYQIIAQYRGDRTDDATVPRAIAADLRGRPEIGAVAETRRASATVNGDRYEVGTVTAGAIGNLIRFTVVEGELGRLEPGTAAVAKNDAKRLGVRPGDTVIAQAPGGRRIDLRVVAVIGSEALRLPTLMVHESTFAQAFGEIDDSEILVKAKEGVSVAAARRVVEAAAQPYPTAQVMSMAEVRGEFQSVLDTLLLVVAGLLGLSVLISLLGIANTLALSVHERTRESALLRALGLTRAQLRRTLSLEALVLGVVGALVGVALGTVFGWAVVSTQASNVPLEVPVGQVLLLVAGSGVAGVIAAVLPSRRAARASIVGAIASA
- a CDS encoding toxin glutamine deamidase domain-containing protein, which produces MSVLAGVPGRRGRGPGRSRWRLPAGVYNPVVAGGWRWLDYELAAETPAFDDSAGGDWFDRSGRPPPLHLARPYGRRGGLARPDPRAQDDLVQAVGDQGRFPDPRGTWIRLINAEGPSENPFRATNAVDCALSVISTWHGEPVVAAPRMPEYDAVGRPSLLGEVGGVARAEQWLGHRFEFVGLGRRAFVPVAQRLQSGGHGSSAVLITRWPSGGSHAWNAVNAAGEILWIDAQRGHMSVEPPYAVVTGVFCVIVDRQGRRL
- a CDS encoding XTP/dITP diphosphatase encodes the protein MTRIVLATRNAAKVRELRDILADAGLKVELVGMEEFPEIGEVAETGLTFAENALLKAHAVARGTGLPAIADDSGLCVDALNGMPGVFSARWCGRHGDDQANLELLLAQIADVPEGRRGAHFACAAALALPSGEEHVVEGAVYGTICREPRGTGGFGYDPIFLPDGHDRTTAEMTPEEKNAISHRGRAFRALVPVISEVLTARA
- the rph gene encoding ribonuclease PH: MARADGRNADQLRPVTLTRGWLAHAEGSVLVEFGRTRVLCAASVQEGVPRWRKGSGLGWVTAEYAMLPRSTNTRGERESVKGRLGGRTQEISRLIGRSLRACVDDKALGEYTIILDCDVLQADGGTRTAAITGAYVALADAVAWMREQRLVTADPLVASVAAVSVGVVDGTPMLDLCYEEDVVAQTDMNVVMTGSGEFVEVQGTAEHAPFDRRMLDALLDLAVAGCAELSRLQKDVLSGVRA
- a CDS encoding MBL fold metallo-hydrolase, whose translation is MKLTIVGCSGSFPGPDSPSSCYLLEAEGFRLVLDLGNGALGALQRHADLADIDAICLSHLHADHCLDVCAYHVVRTYSPYGPFGRLPVYAPADAPRRLAAAYGMPDEPGLDTTFAFHALSPGTLRIGPFDVTVAPMNHPVETYGFRVSYGGASVAYSGDTGECPELVNLAKDADVLLCEASFIDEPGLPADLHLNGRQAAEHAARAGVGTLVLTHLVPWYDRRRILDDAGRGGFTGRIQLARSGAVYDLG
- the murI gene encoding glutamate racemase — protein: MSEAEGRAESRAIGVFDSGVGGLTVARAIMDQLPNESILYVADTARQPYGPKRIAEVRAYALEVMDHLVAHDVKMLVIACNTASAAVLRDARERYDVPVVEVIQPAVRRAARATRNGKVGVIATRATIESMAYHDAFAAAPDVELLGVAAPRLVEFVERGDTGSAELIEVTRGYLEPLLRAGVDTLILGCTHYPLLLGAISYVAGDGVTLVSSADETAKDVYRVLRDRGLAAPPGQPVRHRFRTTGDPKLFARLGRRFLGPELQAVEPAPLGEVSLDGATAVQAVTPG